Proteins from one Verrucomicrobiia bacterium genomic window:
- a CDS encoding thymidine phosphorylase, producing MHFLSLIEAKRDGRPLAAAEIRQIIENLPALPDYQVAAFLMAVFFRGLDTEETTALTLAMRDSGEVLKFPADSRPLVDKHSTGGVGDKVSLPLAPLLACLGFRVPMISGRGLGITGGTLDKLESIPGFTTSLPAARIVELVQQTGCVICGQTERMVPADRRLYALRDVTGSVPSIPLITASILSKKLAESLDALVLDVKFGRAAFMQTREQARLLAQSMVALGTQCGVNTRAVLTDMNAPLGRAAGNWLEVKESVACLDGAGPGDLREIVLHCAAHLLVQTGRCPSLETALAQAADCLTSGAPRRKWDEMLVAQGADVDAFRRKLEREVTAPAVGELKASRDGLVTRVDARQLGEVVRDLGGGRLTQEAVINHDVGVDCLAQVGEAVTRGTTLARIHAADEASLTAAIDRLRPAIEVADGPSPPRELLVETLG from the coding sequence ATGCATTTTCTCTCCCTCATCGAAGCCAAGCGCGATGGGCGCCCGCTCGCGGCGGCGGAGATTCGGCAGATCATCGAAAATCTTCCCGCCCTGCCGGATTATCAGGTTGCCGCGTTCCTCATGGCGGTCTTTTTCCGCGGCCTCGACACCGAAGAAACGACGGCGTTGACGCTTGCGATGCGCGATTCGGGTGAGGTGCTGAAGTTTCCCGCGGACTCCCGGCCGCTGGTGGACAAGCATTCAACGGGCGGAGTGGGGGACAAGGTTTCGCTGCCGCTCGCGCCCTTGCTGGCTTGTCTGGGGTTCCGCGTGCCCATGATTTCGGGGCGCGGCCTGGGCATCACCGGCGGCACGCTCGACAAACTGGAAAGCATTCCCGGCTTTACCACCTCGCTGCCCGCGGCCCGGATCGTTGAACTCGTGCAGCAGACCGGCTGTGTGATCTGTGGCCAGACCGAACGAATGGTGCCGGCGGACCGGCGGCTTTACGCCTTGCGTGATGTAACCGGCTCCGTGCCCAGCATTCCGTTGATCACGGCGTCAATTCTTTCGAAGAAGCTCGCCGAAAGTCTCGACGCGCTCGTGCTCGATGTGAAATTCGGCCGGGCCGCGTTCATGCAAACCCGCGAACAGGCGCGGCTGCTGGCGCAGTCGATGGTTGCCCTCGGCACGCAGTGCGGTGTGAACACGCGTGCGGTGCTGACCGACATGAACGCGCCATTGGGCCGCGCGGCCGGCAACTGGCTCGAAGTGAAGGAAAGCGTGGCCTGTCTCGACGGCGCGGGCCCGGGCGATTTGCGCGAGATCGTGCTGCACTGCGCGGCGCATTTGCTGGTGCAAACGGGTCGCTGTCCGTCCTTGGAAACCGCCCTGGCCCAGGCGGCCGATTGTCTGACGTCGGGCGCACCGCGACGCAAATGGGATGAAATGCTGGTGGCACAAGGAGCGGACGTGGATGCCTTCCGGCGCAAACTGGAGCGGGAGGTCACCGCCCCGGCCGTCGGGGAACTCAAGGCGTCGCGGGACGGTTTGGTCACCCGCGTGGACGCGCGCCAGCTCGGCGAAGTGGTGCGCGATCTCGGCGGCGGGCGGCTGACCCAGGAAGCCGTCATCAACCACGACGTCGGCGTGGATTGTCTTGCGCAAGTTGGCGAAGCGGTCACGCGGGGAACCACCCTGGCGCGCATTCACGCGGCGGACGAAGCTTCCCTTACAGCGGCCATCGACCGGTTGCGCCCCGCCATCGAAGTGGCGGACGGACCATCGCCGCCGCGCGAACTGCTCGTGGAGACGCTGGGTTGA
- a CDS encoding prepilin-type N-terminal cleavage/methylation domain-containing protein: MVGPAFTLIELLVVIAIIAILAALLLPALSRAKAQARRASCISQLRQQGVAWRLYLDDHNGRFPDRRDLKTSLPGGYKPWSSWPTSDPRAGWAAVVLGDTN; encoded by the coding sequence ATGGTTGGCCCGGCGTTCACGTTGATTGAACTGCTGGTGGTCATCGCCATCATCGCCATCCTCGCGGCGCTGTTGCTGCCGGCGCTTTCCCGGGCCAAAGCGCAGGCACGCCGGGCCAGTTGCATTTCACAGCTTAGGCAGCAGGGCGTGGCCTGGCGGTTATATCTCGATGACCACAACGGACGCTTTCCCGATCGTCGCGACTTGAAAACGTCGCTGCCCGGCGGCTACAAGCCGTGGAGTTCCTGGCCGACCAGCGATCCGCGGGCAGGCTGGGCGGCAGTCGTGTTGGGCGACACCAACC
- the fabF gene encoding beta-ketoacyl-ACP synthase II, translated as MPTNPTERRVVVTGLGVVTPVGNTVADFWSNLIAGQCGVNKITLFDASAFDTQIAAEVRNFNAAPAFPSPKEVRRTDRYSQFGVHAAWQALADSGLELDKADRDRIGVMIGSGIGGLATTTEQHKILLERGPGRMSPFTIPMLISNMCSGLVSMYWGLRGPNYATCSACATSTHALGEAWRTIKMGDADVMIAGGAEATIIPIGIGGFCAMKAMSTRNDDPQHASRPFDKERDGFVMGEGAGMLVLEELSHARARGARIYGEIAGYGNTADAHHLTAPSPGGEGAARCMKMALRNAGLNPTDVSYINCHGTSTPQGDIAETQAIKTVFGDHARKLAISSTKGATGHMLGAAGAVETVVCIKAIENNVVPPTINYQNPDPECDLDCVPNQAREMQVDAIVNNSFGFGGHNATIVATKFKG; from the coding sequence ATGCCGACCAATCCAACAGAACGCAGGGTGGTGGTGACCGGCCTCGGAGTGGTGACTCCGGTGGGCAACACGGTCGCGGACTTCTGGTCCAACCTGATCGCGGGTCAATGCGGCGTGAACAAAATCACGCTGTTTGACGCCAGCGCCTTCGATACGCAAATCGCCGCTGAAGTGCGCAACTTCAACGCCGCGCCGGCCTTTCCCTCGCCGAAGGAAGTGCGCCGCACGGACCGCTACTCGCAGTTTGGCGTCCATGCCGCGTGGCAGGCGCTTGCGGATTCCGGCTTGGAACTCGACAAGGCCGACCGGGATCGCATTGGCGTGATGATCGGTTCAGGCATTGGCGGGCTGGCAACCACGACCGAGCAGCACAAGATTCTGCTCGAACGCGGCCCGGGCCGCATGTCGCCGTTCACCATTCCGATGCTCATCAGCAACATGTGCTCGGGCTTGGTTTCAATGTATTGGGGATTGCGCGGTCCGAATTACGCCACGTGTTCGGCGTGCGCAACCTCCACCCACGCCCTGGGCGAGGCGTGGCGCACCATCAAAATGGGCGACGCGGATGTCATGATCGCCGGCGGCGCGGAGGCAACCATCATTCCCATTGGCATTGGCGGTTTCTGTGCCATGAAGGCCATGAGCACGCGCAACGATGACCCGCAACACGCCTCGCGTCCGTTCGACAAGGAACGCGACGGTTTTGTAATGGGTGAAGGCGCGGGCATGCTCGTGCTGGAGGAATTGAGCCACGCCCGGGCGCGTGGGGCGCGCATCTATGGCGAAATCGCCGGTTACGGCAACACCGCGGACGCGCATCACCTGACTGCGCCGTCTCCGGGCGGTGAGGGCGCGGCCCGCTGCATGAAAATGGCGCTGCGCAACGCCGGGCTCAATCCGACGGACGTTTCCTACATCAACTGTCACGGCACTTCCACGCCGCAGGGCGACATTGCGGAAACGCAGGCCATCAAGACCGTGTTCGGTGACCACGCGCGCAAGCTCGCCATCAGCTCCACCAAGGGCGCAACGGGCCACATGCTGGGCGCGGCGGGCGCGGTGGAAACGGTGGTTTGCATCAAGGCCATTGAAAACAACGTGGTGCCGCCGACCATCAATTACCAGAACCCCGATCCGGAATGCGATCTTGACTGCGTGCCGAATCAGGCCCGCGAGATGCAGGTTGACGCGATCGTGAACAATTCTTTCGGCTTTGGCGGCCACAACGCGACCATCGTGGCCACGAAGTTCAAGGGTTGA
- the acpP gene encoding acyl carrier protein, producing the protein MSEKSIEQRVKDIIVEQLGVNADQVTPEAKFIEDLGADSLDTVELVMALEEEFGAEIPDEQAEKLQTVGDVIKYVEEIQAK; encoded by the coding sequence ATGTCTGAAAAATCAATCGAACAGCGCGTCAAAGATATCATCGTCGAGCAGTTGGGCGTGAATGCCGACCAGGTCACGCCCGAAGCCAAGTTCATCGAAGACTTGGGCGCGGATTCCTTGGACACGGTGGAGCTGGTAATGGCGCTGGAAGAGGAATTTGGCGCCGAAATCCCGGACGAACAGGCGGAGAAGCTCCAGACCGTGGGCGACGTCATCAAATACGTCGAAGAAATCCAGGCCAAGTAA
- the fabG gene encoding 3-oxoacyl-[acyl-carrier-protein] reductase: MAQLANQIAVVTGAGRGIGRAIALKFAAEGADVVCVSRTAGNSEKVAGEIRALGRKAWPVAVDVSDPAAVAAAAEQILADAGRVDVLVNNAGVTRDGLLMRMSEADWDTVLNTNLKGAFLFTKAFTRAFVKQRSGRIINVSSVIGLIGNAGQANYAASKAGLIGFTQSVARELASRGVTCNAIAPGFIETDMTAVLGEEMKAELLKKIPLATLGQAEDIAAAALYLASPGARYVTGQVLTVDGGMVM, from the coding sequence ATGGCTCAACTTGCCAATCAGATTGCCGTGGTGACCGGCGCCGGCCGGGGCATTGGCCGCGCCATCGCGCTGAAATTTGCCGCCGAAGGCGCGGACGTGGTCTGCGTTTCGCGAACGGCCGGGAACTCGGAGAAGGTGGCCGGCGAAATCCGCGCCCTCGGCCGCAAGGCCTGGCCCGTTGCCGTGGATGTGTCCGACCCCGCTGCCGTGGCCGCCGCGGCGGAGCAGATTTTGGCTGATGCCGGCCGGGTGGATGTGCTGGTGAACAACGCCGGCGTGACCCGCGACGGCCTGCTCATGCGCATGAGCGAGGCGGACTGGGACACGGTGCTCAACACCAATTTGAAGGGGGCTTTTCTTTTTACGAAGGCGTTTACGCGGGCATTTGTGAAACAGCGCAGCGGACGTATCATTAATGTTTCATCCGTCATTGGGTTGATCGGCAATGCCGGCCAGGCCAATTACGCCGCCAGCAAGGCGGGCTTGATTGGCTTCACGCAATCCGTCGCCCGCGAACTGGCGTCCCGCGGCGTGACCTGCAACGCCATCGCGCCCGGATTCATCGAGACCGACATGACGGCCGTGCTGGGCGAGGAAATGAAGGCCGAATTGTTGAAGAAGATCCCGCTCGCCACGCTGGGTCAGGCCGAAGACATTGCGGCCGCCGCGCTTTATCTGGCGAGTCCCGGCGCCCGCTACGTGACGGGGCAGGTGCTCACCGTGGATGGCGGCATGGTCATGTAA
- the fabD gene encoding ACP S-malonyltransferase, whose translation MSKTAFVFAGQGAQVVGMGKDLVEKFPAARAWVERANAALGYDLASICFHGPEAELTRTENAQPGIFLVSWIALELLKERVPGLRCDATAGLSLGEFTALTAAGAMSFDDCLKVLRVRGRSMQEACEATRGSMAAIIGFDEAPTREVCVESGVELANLNCPGQLVISGELEKINRACELAKARGAKRALPLAVAGAYHSKLMASAQPKLATALEAALFAAPTVTVISNVTAQPHGTPAEIKARLVEQVTASVLWEASMRCLLAQGFTRFIEFGPGNALSGFMKRIDKSVQMLNVADAASLEATATALVA comes from the coding sequence ATGAGCAAGACCGCATTCGTATTTGCCGGCCAGGGCGCCCAGGTGGTGGGCATGGGCAAGGACCTGGTGGAAAAATTTCCGGCTGCGCGCGCGTGGGTGGAACGCGCCAATGCGGCGCTGGGTTATGACCTCGCCAGCATTTGTTTCCACGGACCGGAGGCGGAGCTGACCCGGACCGAAAACGCGCAGCCCGGCATCTTTCTCGTGAGCTGGATCGCGCTGGAACTGCTCAAGGAGCGCGTGCCCGGCCTGCGGTGCGACGCCACCGCCGGGCTTTCATTGGGTGAATTCACGGCCCTGACTGCCGCCGGGGCGATGAGCTTTGACGATTGCTTGAAAGTCCTGCGCGTGCGCGGCCGTTCGATGCAGGAAGCCTGCGAAGCCACGCGTGGCAGCATGGCAGCAATCATCGGTTTCGACGAGGCGCCCACCCGCGAAGTTTGCGTTGAGTCAGGCGTCGAACTGGCCAATTTGAACTGCCCCGGTCAGCTGGTCATTTCCGGCGAACTGGAAAAAATCAACCGCGCCTGCGAACTCGCCAAAGCCCGCGGCGCCAAACGCGCACTGCCGCTGGCCGTGGCGGGCGCCTATCACTCGAAGCTCATGGCCAGCGCGCAGCCCAAACTCGCTACAGCCCTCGAAGCCGCCCTGTTCGCCGCGCCGACCGTGACGGTGATCTCCAACGTGACCGCGCAGCCGCACGGCACGCCTGCTGAAATCAAGGCGCGGCTGGTCGAGCAGGTAACGGCGTCCGTGTTGTGGGAAGCTTCGATGCGTTGTCTGCTGGCCCAAGGCTTCACGCGTTTCATCGAATTCGGTCCAGGCAACGCGTTGAGCGGCTTCATGAAGCGCATCGACAAGTCAGTCCAGATGTTGAACGTCGCGGACGCGGCGAGCCTCGAAGCGACGGCCACCGCGCTGGTCGCCTGA